The genomic segment AAAAGAGCCAGACGAGGCAGGCCTCAATCTGTATGGGTATAGCAACACCAAGTTGGAGGGGGTCTTCGGGTTCACCGACACCTTTGGCCTCCTGGTGGGCTATACACGTTTCGCTTCCCGCTACAACGCCGCATGGTCAGAATCGATGGTACCCTTAGAAGTGGAAAACCGCGGTGGAGGCTTCAAACTGGGGTTTGTAACCACTACCCAGGCCCGTTCAGGACTGTCCCTGTCGATACGCTACGCCTATCTGCCCCTCGTTGCCTCGGTCACCACTATATCCGACGAAGAGGTGAACGACTACGAATACGACACCTATCTGGGGTCAGGGCACGAACTGAAGGCAGCCCTTAGCTACAACTTCGCTAGCGGCCTAAGCCTCTACGTGGGCTACATAGTCGAAACATACAGCGGGATCTCAGCCTGTTGCAGCGACACCATGCATCAACCGGCAGGGTTCCGCGGGCTCCAAGCGGGACTGAGCTGGGCCTTCTAATTGCCTAATGGGGGTGCCCCAAGGCACCCCTCCCTTCTTTCCTCCTAGACACCCTCCCAGATCTACACGACACTCTTTCCAAAAAACAAACAAAGTAGCGATTTGGCTGCGGCTTAGGGTTGACGAAGCCCTGTATTTAGTGATAAGTATGTCTTAGCGACGCCTAATCTTTAGGTTTTCCCCGTGAGGGTGCGGAAAGGAGTCTAATATGATTATCGCAGAAGGGTTGACCAAACAATATGGTAATCTGATCGCGTGCAACCAGTTGTCTTTACACGTCCGTGCCGGCGAACTCTTTGGTTTTCTCGGGCCCAATGGCGCCGGCAAGACAACCACGATCAAGATGCTCACGGGTCTTTTGACCCCCACCTCTGGGACGGCCAAAATCGCGGGAGTCAACGTCCAAGAGGATCCAGTGCGGGCCAAGAGCCACATGGCCTTGGTACCCGATTCACCCAATATTTACGAAAAGTTGACCGCCCGGGAATTCTTACAGTTTGCAGCCCAGTTGCGGAACCTAGACCAGGCCGAGGCCTCTAGGCGGATCGATGAGCTTTTAGACCTGTTTGAGCTCAGCGATCGGGCCGATGAATTGTGCGGTAGTTTCTCCCACGGTATGAGGCAGAAAGTATGTCTTTCCGCCGCCCTGTTGGGAAAACCCAAAGTCCTATTCCTCGACGAGCCCACCGTAGGCCTAGATCCTAAAAGCGCCCGTCTGATTAAGGACATTCTGCGAAACTTCACCGCGGAGGGTGGTACGGTGTTCATGTCCACCCATATTTTGGAAATAGCTGAGCAAATGTGCGACCGGGTGGGAATCATCCAGCGGGGCAAGCTCATCGCCCTAGGCACCATCGATGAGTTGCGACAGAATGCCCATCATGTAGAGACGGGCAAGCCCATCAGTCTCGAGGACCTGTTCCTAGAGCTCACCGCCAAGAACGATGATCCAGAGAATGACAGTGAGTAGGGGGTAATGACATGGGTTCATTAAGGTTGTTGATGTACTATCAATGGCGGCAAACGAAAAACTCCCTACAGGAACCGAAGGCGAAACTAAAGGTATTGGCCGTCCTCGCGGTCTATATCTTCCTGGGGATTTTCATTGGGACTGGCTTTTACCGCTTTCTCGGGATCTTCGATGAGACTGGGGCATATTTGCCGGGCCTTGCCCGCAGTACCGAAGCCACCATCCTAAGCCTTTTGTGTTTGGCGGTCTTCATCTTAATCCTGACTTCGGGATTGAAGATCACCTATGAACGGATGTTTGAAAGCAGTGATCTGCCTTTTCTGTTATCCAACCCCATCTCTACGAAAACAGTCTTTGCGGCCAAATTCCTAGGGTCCTTTGCGTATAACTTCCTATCGGTAGCGATTTTCATCCTCC from the Bacillota bacterium genome contains:
- a CDS encoding ABC transporter ATP-binding protein is translated as MIIAEGLTKQYGNLIACNQLSLHVRAGELFGFLGPNGAGKTTTIKMLTGLLTPTSGTAKIAGVNVQEDPVRAKSHMALVPDSPNIYEKLTAREFLQFAAQLRNLDQAEASRRIDELLDLFELSDRADELCGSFSHGMRQKVCLSAALLGKPKVLFLDEPTVGLDPKSARLIKDILRNFTAEGGTVFMSTHILEIAEQMCDRVGIIQRGKLIALGTIDELRQNAHHVETGKPISLEDLFLELTAKNDDPENDSE